The Micromonospora siamensis genome contains the following window.
TCGACCTCGGCGGGACGCCGACGCCTTACCCGTTCGCGCTGGGCCTGTCGCAGAGCGCGCTGGAGCGCACGTTGATCGAGGACCTCCGCGTGCGCGGCGTCCATGTGCTCCGAGACACCAGCCTGACCGTTCTGGAGCAGTTGGAGCGCGGTGCCCGCGCCACCCTCAGCCATGACGGCGCCACCCGGACCGAGGACTTCGCCTGGGTCGTCGGCGCGGACGGGGTGCACTCGACCGTGCGACGGCTCGCCGGCATCTCCACCGCCGGCGGCGGCCAGGACCGCTGGTGGCTACTGGCCGACACCCGGCTGTCGGGTCCGGGGGTGCCCGCACACGACACCGGCCGGGTCTTCCTCAACCCCGACGGCGTCCTGGCCTATCTCCCTCTGGAGCAGGGCTGGTGGCGGATCATCGCGACCGGGAGCACCGAGCCCGGACGACCGGAACTCTCCCTGGCCGACTTCGAGCGGCTGAACGAGCGGTCCCCGCGGCCGGTGTCGATCGACGAGCAGCGCTGGATGTCCGCATTCCGCATCCGCGAGCACGTCGCGGACACCTATCGCGTGCACCGTGTCCTGCTCGCCGGCGACGCGGCGCACGCACACAGCCCGCTGGGCGGACAGGGAATGAACACCGGGATGCAGGACGCCTGCAACCTCGCCTGGAAGCTCGCCATGACCCTGCGGGGCGACGCCGGCCCCGCACTGCTCGACAGCTACGAGGCCGAACGGCGACCGGTCGCGCAGCGACTGGTCAGCAGCACCAGCCGCGGCACACGAGCGATGCTGGCCTCGTCACCCTGGGCGGTGTGGCTGCGCAACCGCGCCATCGCCACAGCCCTCAGCTTCGACGGAGTGTCCGACCGCGCCCGGCACGCACTGGAGATGTTGTCACTGTCGTACGAGGACAGCGCCATCGTCGCGCAGCTCCGGGGCGACGAGCGCACCCACGGAGAAGGTCCGGACGGCCGCCGGCGCCGCGAACTGCGCGGCGCCGCGTCCGCCGGACAGCCGGTCCGTGTCACCGAGCCCCCGGTAGCCGAGATCATCGACAGGCCGGCGCACACGCTCCTGCTGTTCGACGGCCGCGAAAAGACCCGGGACGGATACCAGCGGATGCGCTCGGTCGTGGCGGAGGTCGCCTCCGACCCGTACATCGAGGCTTTCGTGGTCCTCGCGGACACGGCCGCGCTCGGTCGTGCCGGAGACCTCGCGCAGTGCGCGATCGTCGATGTCGACCGCTCGTTCACGCGCACGTTCGACGCCGACACGGAGTGCGCCGTCGTCATCCGACCGGACGGCTACATCGGTTACCGGAGCGACCCGATCGTCCCTCAGCACCTCCGCGACTGGTGGGCAGGCATCCGGTCCGGAACTCACGGCATCCCCTCGGACGGCTCCTGACCGGCGCGGATGTGTCCTACCGGCCGGCAGGGTACCGCCTGACAGCGCCTGCCGGTCGACGCCACGGCCAGCCGTGCCGGGCGCGAGAGCCGGCGTTGCCGCAGGCGCTAGCGGCCACCGGCGACGTCGTGGTCGGCCATTGTCTCCTGCCGACGGGGCTCCTCACGCAGGACGGCGCAGTTCAGCCAGGCGTCCGGGATGGCGAAGCCGTCCACGAGTGTGCGCATGTGCGGGCGAAGCTCCTTGAGCAGGCCGTTGACCACACCGGTGACCGTCTTGGCGCGGGCCGGGGTCAGCCGGGCATGCTCCAGCAGCCATCCCTTGTCGGCCTCGATGACGCTGAGGGCGTAGAGGTCGCAGACCCGGGAGAGCAGTGCCCGGACCGCCTGGTCGGCGGTGGCGTCGATGCCGGCGACGAACGCTTCCAGGGTGACCCGGTCGATGTGCGCGGCGGCAACGGCGATGACGTGGTCCTGGACGTCGTTGAAGATGTCGAAGGGGTGGTCCTTCTTGGTGGCGGCGCCGTTGCGCAGGCGGCGGACCGCGCCGTCGAGCCGGTGCCGCTCGCGGTCCTCGAAGATCTTGAGCTGCCAGCCCCGGTCGGTGACCGCCACCTCCTCGTCACGGCCGGGCACGGCGCTGATCAGCCGTTCGACGAGCGGCCGCGCGGCGGTGCGTTCGAGGACCATCTCCCGGACGTGTTCGGCGACGAAGGAGGCCCGTCCCCAGCCGTCCAGGGAGCCGAACTCGTCCCGGTAGCCGGTGAGCAATCCCTTGGCGACCAACTGCAACAGCACCGTGTTGTCACCCTCGAAGGTGGTGAACACGTCGGTGTCGGCCTTGAGGCCGGGCAGTCGATTCTCGGCCAGGTAGCCGGCGCCGCCGCACGCCTCCCGGCACATCTGGATGGTGCGGGTCGCGTGCCAGGTCTGTGCCGCCTTCAGACCGGCGGCGCGGGATTCCAACTCCCGTTGCCGGTGCTCGTCGACCGGCCCGGAACCGCCCTGCACCTCGCTGAGCGTGGCGACCAACTCGGCCTGGGCGAAGTGCAGCGCGTACGTGGTGGCCAACGCGGGCAGTAGCTTGCGCTGGTGGGCCAGGTAGTCGTTGAGCAGCACCTCGCGGTCGGCGTCGGGCGTGCCGAACTGGCGACGGATGTCGCCGTAGCGCACCGCGATGGTCAGCGCCGACCTGGTCGCGGCCGACGCGGCCCCGCCCACGCTCACCCGGCCCCGGACCAGGGTGCCGAGCATCGTGAAGAAACGCCGCGAGTCATCCTCGATCGGGCTCGAGTACGTCCCGTCCTCGGCGATCTGGGCGTACCGGTCCAGCAGCATGTCCCGCGGCACCGACACGTGGTCGAAGCTGAGCCGTCCGTTGTCCACGCCGAGCAGGCCCGCCTTGGGCCCGGCGTCGCAAATGGTGACCCCGGGTAACGGGTTGCCGTGCTCGTCGCGGATCGGGACCAGCCACGCGTGTACGCCGTGCTTACGTCCGTTCGTGATCAGTTGGGCGAAGACCACCGCCATCCGTCCGTCTCGCGCCGCGTTGCCGATGTAGTCCTTGCGGGCCGCCTCGTGCGGGGTGTGCAGATCGAAGGTCCCCGTCTGCGGGTCGTAGGTGCACGTGGTGCGCAGTTGCTGGACGTCGGAGCCGTGTCCCGTCTCGGTCATCGCGAAGCAGCCGAACAGGCTGCCCGAGACGATGTCTCGCAGGTAGGCGTCGTGGTGCCGGGTGGTCCCGAGGGCCGCGACCGCACCGCCGAACAGGCCCCACTGCACCCCTGCCTTGACCATCAGCGACAGGTCGACCTGGGCCAGCATCTCGATGGCGACGATCGAGCCGCCGACGTCGTCCCCGCCGCCGTACTCGGTGGGGAAGCCCGCACGGATTCCCAGTTCGACCGGGAGTTCGGCGAGCAGCCGACTGACCCGTTCGCGTGCCTGGTCGCCGGTCTCGCCGTACACCGGCAGGAACCGCTCGTCGAGGTGCTTCCGGTGTGCGTCGCGGACCCACGCCCACGGTCCGTCGAGCACGGCGCGCAGGCCGCCCGGATCCACCACGGCGGGTGCGTTGCTCATGTCCACCTCTGATGACGACGTCATGGGTGGTTGCCGTACCCGTCCAGGCCGCCGACTTGCGCCGGCGACGTGGTGAGAAACCTCATGCCAGCCGTACGCCCGGCCCGCCCGTCCCATCTGTCACGCCGATGGGCGCAGATCGTCACTGATCTGTCGTATTGCGGGAGGAACCCTTGGGGTAGGCCATGAGTAACGCCGATGTGAGACGTCAGGAGGCCGTCATGACCTACCCGTGGTCCTTCCCGGAAGGGCAGCCGTCGCTGTTCGACGACGGGCCGGCCGCGATCGACACCCGGTTGGCGTGTCGCGTCGTCGAGCAGATGCAACGTGACCCGTTGCTGCGTCGCGAGCGCATCTGCGTCGAGGTGCAGAACCGGGTGGTCATCATGGAGGGGCGGGTCGGCTCCGTCGACGTGCTGGCCGTCGCTCGCCTCCTCGCCTGGGCCGTGCCCGGGGTGCACGACGTCAATGTCCGGCTGTACGTGGTCTGATGTCGTCACGAAGACGACAGGAGGCTCGCGTCATGGCAGTCGATCCCACCGGCCGGGACCTGAAGGGGTTCCTCGCCGCCGACCCCGACGCCCCGGTGGTCATGCTCAACCTCCTGCGCTTCGCCGAGGGCGGACGGGAGTCCTATGAGCGTTACGCCGCCGCCCTGCGGGAGACGTTCCTGCCCCGCTACGGGGGCGAGGTCCTCTATGCCGGTGACGGGGGACCGGCGCTGGTGGCCGAGGAGGGCCAGGCGTGGGACGCGGTGCTGCTGGTGCACTATCCGAGCCGGACGGCGTTCAGCCGGATGGTGGCCGACCCGGAGTACCAGGAGGTCACCCGGTGGCGGACCATGGCGCTGCGGGAGGCCGTTCTGCAACCCACCGTCGCCTGGGCCGGACCCGGCAGCACCGAGTGAAGGAGCAACCGCGGATGGAGAGCTGTCACCTGCGGTCCCGTCGGGTGACGGTTCTGCTGTCGATGATCAGCCTGCTCGTCGGAGGCTGCGCCAGCCGCCCGGATCCACGGCCTGCGCCGGAGCCGACCTCCACGGTGCGCCTGGGCACGGTCGCCCGGGCGGAGGTGGGTAGCCCTCTCACCGTGACCGCGACGGTCGACCGCGTGATCACGGACGCCGCCTTCATCGTGCGCGACGTGGATTTCACCGACGGGACGCTGCTCGTGCTGTCGACCGAGCCGATCACGGCGGAGCCGCCGCAGCTGGTCACCGCGCGTGGCACCGTGATCGACTTCTCCTATCGGGAGCTGTCCGACCGCTACGACCTCGGACCCCTGGCCGCGTTCCGGGACTTCGAGGGCGGTCGGGCGCTCGTCGCCCAGGAGGTCAAGGTCTGGAAGTAGGCACCATCGCTCGGGCATTTTGCATACCTGCCGAAAGGTCGGTTCTCCTGGCGAGAGGGAGACTCCGACCGGATCCTGGAAGGGGGTGGGCCGGGACCCCGGCACGCCAATCATGAAGAGTCGACACATCAGGGTGTCCATCGCGTCCGCCGCCGTGCTGATGCTCGCTGCCGGCTGCGGAGACGCCCGGGACGCCGGGCCGACCACGGCGGGTCCGAGTAGCGCGGCGCCGGCGACATCCCCGCCGGGAACGCCGACGGCCACCACGACCGGCGCTGCACCCACGCCCACCACGACCAGTGCCGCGCCCACGCCCACCACGACCAGCGCGGCGCCCTCGCCCACCACGACCAGCGCGGCGCCCACGCCCTCGCCTTCGCGCTCGTCGGCTCCGTCGCCGTCGACCACCGCAGGGGCCGGCGTGAAGCTCACCCTGCGCCGTGGTGACACCGGCGACGCGGTCCGGGCGCTCCAGCGGCGGCTGGACCGGCTCGGGTACTGGGTGGGCGAGTCCGACGGGACGTTCGGCCTGCTCACCGAGCAGGCGGTCTACGCGCTGCAGAAGGCGGCGGATCTGCGGCCCGACGGCATCGTCGGGGCGGAGACCAGGGCCGCGCTCGCCGACGGGAAGCGTCCGGAGGCCCGCAGCACCGACGGCCACCTGGCCGAGGTCGACCTGGACCGGCAACTGCTGATGATCGTCGACGACGGTACGGTGAGCCGGATCTTCAACACCTCGACCGGCACGTTCGAGCACTACACCTACCAGGGCGACACGTACCTGGCAGACACCCCGCGCGGCAAGTGGACCATCGACTGGCAGGTCGACGGCTGGCGCGACGGCCCGCTCGGCCGGCTGTACCGACCGAAGTACTTCCAGGAGCAGGGGATCGCGATCCACGGCTACACCAGCGTGCCACCGTACCCGGCGTCGCACGGGTGCGTGCGGGTGACGCTGCCGGCGATGGACTGGTTGTGGGCGCAGGACGTCCTGCCGAAGAAGACGCGGGTCTGGGTGTACTGACGCTTGCCGCGGACCGGCCGGGTTCCCGGTCCGGCCGGCGCCTGACGGCGGCGCTCACTCCTCCGGCTGGCGGCGTTCGTCGTCGGCCCGCTCCCGGCTGAGGAAAAACGCGCCGAGGGCACCGGCCAGCGTGCCGAACACCGCCACCGAGTACGCGGCCAGCACCAGCTCCAGGACCTGCGCGAACGTGTCGTTCACGCGCAGCGGCTCGCCGGTGATGGTGGCGAACGCCGCGTCGTGCAGGGCCCGGGGGAGGCTGCGGTAGGAGTTGGTGACGACGAGCAGCTGCCCGGACGCGAGGATGACGGCCAGGGTCACCACGGCGAGCCAGGCCAGCCGGTCGGTGAGTAGCCGGCCGGCGGAGCGGGAGCCGCGGATGGCGGCGGCGACCACGCCCCCGCCCCGGGCGGCCCGCAGTGCGCTCGCCGCCCGCAGGAAGCGCAGGAACGGTACCGCCAGGAAGATCAGTTGCCACCAGTTGTGTCGCCAGAACTCGCCGGCCCGGTGCCGGGCGAGCCAGGCGCGAAGCGTGAACTCGGCGACGAAGACCGCCCACAGGATCCAGCTGGTGACGGTGAGCACAGTGCTGAGCGGCTCGTCGTGGACGACCGCCTGCGCGAGGACGAGGATCAGGAAGAGCAGCCCCAGGACGCCCATCGGCTTGTCCAGCCGGTAGGCGAGGCCGTTGAGGCGGGCATCGTCCTCGGCGCGTCGCCGGCCCGGATCGTCGCTCACCCTGCTGCAGCCTACCCGCGTCCGAATTCGGCAACGGCCGCTCTCGGCACGGCGGCCGGCCTGCGGGATCCGGCGAAACGGCACGAGGATGCCCCCGGCACGGGTAGACACGGGACAGGTGACGCGAGGGGGTGCGATGGGACTGCGCGAGACGTTCCTGCCATGGCCCGTGCTCCGCCAGACCCTGGCCGTGCTCGGTGGTGGTGACCGGCTGGCCCGTGGCGCCGCGGCCCGGTCGAGGCGCAGCGACGCGCTGGTGGCCCGCACCGAGACCGCCGACCGGGTCGTAGCCAGCGTCTGCCCCTACTGCGCCGTCGGCTGCGGGCAACTCGTGTACGTGCGGGACGAGCAGGTCGTGCAGGTCGAGGGGGATCCGGCGTCGCCGGTCAGTCGCGGGCGGCTCTGCCCGAAGGGCGCGGCCACCAAGCAACTCGTCACCAACTCGTTGCGCCAGACTCAGGTGCGCTACCGGCGGCCACACGGCACCGAGTGGGAAGACCTCGACCTCGACACGGCGATGGACATGATCGCCGACCGGGTGATCGCCACCCGCGCCGCCACCTGGGCGGACCAGGAGAACGGTAAGCGGGTACGCCGGACCATGGGTCTCGCGGCGCTGGGCGGTGCGACGCTCGACAACGAGGAAAACTACCTGATCAAGAAGCTCGGCACCGCGCTCGGTGCGGTGCAGATCGAGAATCAGGCCCGTATTTGACACTCCGCCACCGTTCCCGGTCTGGGAACCTCGTTCGGTCGCGGCGGCGCCACCACCTTCCAGCAGGATCTGCAGAACTCCGACTGCATCGTGCTGCAGGGCTCCAACATGGCCGAGTGTCACCCGGTGGGTTTCCAGTGGGTGATGGAGGCCAAGGCGCGCGGCGCCACCCTGATCCACGTCGACCCGCGACTGACCCGTACCGGGGCGCTGGCGGACCTGCACGTGCCGATCCGGGCCGGCACCGACATCGCGCTGCTCGGCGGCCTGATCAACCATGTGCTCAGCAACGGGCTCGAGTTCCGCGAGTACGTGGTGCACTACACCAACGCGGCCACGGTCATCAACGAGGAGTTCCGGGACACCGAGGACCTCGACGGGCTCTTCTCGGGCTGGCGCGACGACACCGCGAGCTACTCCACCGACAGCTGGCAGTACGAGGGCGTGCGGGTGGCGAGTTCCGCCGGCAAGCGAGAACAGGGTACGGCGAAGGCCGGTGACGAACGGGCCCACCAGCGTCACGCGACCGAACGGGGCCACGAGCACGGCAGCCACGGCGCGTCCCTGGCGGACCTGCACAACCTGCGCCGCGACGAGACCCTCGAGCACCCGCGCTGCGTCTTCCAACTGTTGAAGCGGCACTACCGCCGCTACACCCCGGCAATGGTGGCGAAGATCTGCGGGATCCCCGAGGAACTGTTCCGGCAACTCGCGGAGGCGATCACCCGCAACTCCACCCGGGACCGCACCACCGCCTGGGCGTACGCGGTGGGCTGGACCCAGCACACGGTGGGCGTGCAGTACATCCGGGCCGCCTCGGTGCTGCAACTGCTGCTGGGCAACATCGGCCGGCCCGGCGGGGGCATCCTCGCGCTGCGCGGGCACGCCAGCATCCAGGGCAGCACCGACATCCCCACCCTCTACAACCTGCTGCCCGGCTACCTGCCGATGCCGCACCCGGACTCGCACGGCAGCCTCGACGCGTACGTCGCCGACGATTCGGCCGAGACCGGCTACTGGGGCAACATGCGCGCCTACGCGGTCAGCCTGCTCAAGGCGTACTGGGGCGACGCGGCCACCGCCGACAACGACTTCTGCTTCGACTACCTGCCCCGCATCACCGGCGACCACAGCACCTACCGCACGGTGCAGGCGCAGCTCGACGGCACCTGCAAGGGCTACTTCCTCAACGGGCAGAACCCGGCCGTCGGCTCGGCCAACGCTCGGGCGCAGCGGCTCGGCATGGCGAACCTCGACTGGCTGGTCGTGCGGGACTTCGCGCTCATCGAGAGCGCCACCTGGTGGCAGGACGGCCCGGAGATCGAGTCGGGGGAGCTGCGCACCGAGGACATCGCCACCGAGGTGTTCTTCCTGCCGGCCGCGACGCACACCGAGAAGGACGGCAGCTTCACCAACACCCAACGGATGCTGCAGTGGCACCACAAGGCGGTGGAACCGCCCGGCGACGCCCGCAGCGACCTGTGGTTCTGGTACCACCTGGGCCGGCGGATCCGGGCGAAACTGGCCGGCTCCAGCGCCGACCGGGACCGCCCGATCCTCGACCTGAACTGGAACTACTCCACCTCCGGCCCGCACGAGGAGCCCAGCGCCGAGGAGGTGCTGCAGGAGATCAACGGCCGGAAGGCGGACGGAGCGTTCCTGTCCACCTACGAGCAGCTGAAGGCCGACGGCTCCACCGCCTGCGGCTGCTGGATCTACTGCGGCTCCTACGCCGACGGCGTGAACCAGGCCGCCCGGCGCAAGCCGCACACCGAGCAGAACTGGGTGGCCCCCGAGTGGGGCTGGGCGTGGCCGGCGAACCGGCGCCTGCTCTACAACCGCGCCTCCGCCGACCCCCAGGGCCGGCCGTGGAGCGAACGCAAGGCGTACGTGTGGTGGGACGCCGACCAGGGGAGGTGGACCGGCCACGACGTGCCGGACTTCCAGCCGACGAAGGCGCCCGACTACCGGCCGCCGGAGGGCGCGCTCCGACAGGACGCCCTGTCCGGCGTCGACCCGTTCATCATGCAGGCCGACGGAAAGGGCTGGCTGTACGTGCCCGCCGGGCTCTCCGACGGGCCGCTGCCCACCCACTACGAGCCGCAGGAGTCGCCGGTGCCGAACCTGCTCTACGGCCAGCAGCAGAACCCGGCCCGACAGCTGAGCCGACGGCGCGACGTCGACCCGTACCAGCCCAGCGGCAGCGACGTCTTCCCGTACGTGCTGACCACCTACCGGCTGACCGAGCACCACACCGCCGGCGGGATGAGCCGCTGGCTGCCGTACCTGTCCGAGCTGCAACCGGAGCTGTTCTGCGAGGTGTCCCCGGAGTTGGCGGCGACGGTCGGCCTGGAGCACCTCGGCTGGGCGACCATCGTGACCGCCCGCAGCGCCGTCGAGGCCCGGGTCCTGGTCACCGACCGGATGGTGCCGGTGCGCGTCCACGACCGGATCGTCCATCAGGTCGGGCTGCCCTACCACTGGGGTCGCAACGGCATCACCACCGGCGACTCCGCCAACGACCTGACCCACATGGCGCTCGACCCGGACGTGCACATCCAGGAGGTCAAAGCGCTCACCTGCGACATCCGGCCCGGCCGCCGGCCCCGGGGCCCGCAGCGGCGCCGGCTGGTCGAGGAGTACCTGGGACGGGCCGGGATCGACGCGGCGACCGGCACCGCCCACCGCACCACGGAAAGGCACGGGGACCGGGCATGACCGACAACCTGCTGGAGGGGCGCGAGGACCCCGCGCCGGACTCCGGGTACGCGCAGCCGCCACCGCGGATGGGCTTCTTCACCGACACGTCGGTGTGCATCGGCTGCAAGGCCTGCGAGGTGGCCTGCAAGGAGTGGAACCTCGTCCCCGACGACGGCTTCTCCCTGCTTGGCATGTCGTACGACAACACCGGGATGCTGGGCGCCGACACCTGGCGGCACGTCGCCTTCATCGAGCAGGACCGCCGGCTGGGCCGGCAACAGAACGCCGTCGCCCTGATGCCGGTCGGCCCCACCTCCACCGACCGCAACCACCGCAGCGTGGCGGCGGGCCTGGGGGAGCGGCACGGTGCGCGGCTGGGCAGCGACACGGGCGCCACGCAGGTCGTGCCGGGTCCGCGCGGGGAGCCGGTCACCCCCGACGGGCGTACGGAGCTGCGCTGGTTGATGGCCAGCGACGTCTGCAAACACTGCACGCACGCAGCCTGCCTCGACGTCTGTCCCACCGGCAGCCTCTTCCGTACCGAGTTCGGCACGGTGGTGGTGCAGGAGGACATCTGCAACGGCTGCGGCTACTGCGTGCCGGCCTGTCCCTACGGCGTCATCGACCAGCGCAAGGACGACGGTCGGGTCTGGAAGTGCACCCTGTGCTACGACCGGCTGAGCGTCGGGCAGGAACCCGCCTGCGCCAAGGCGTGCCCCACCGACTCGATCCAGTACGGGCCGCTCGACGAGCTGCGGGAGCGCGCGGCGCATCGGGTCGCCCAGCTGCACGACGCCGGGATGCCGGAGGCCCACCTGTACGGCGCCGACCCGGACGACGGGGTGGGCGGCGCCGGCGCCTTCTTCCTGCTGCTCGACCAACCCGAGGTGTACGGATTCCCACCCGACCCGGTGGTGACCACCCGGGACCTGCCGGCCATGTGGCGGCACACCGTCGTCGCGGCGGCCGGCGTGGCCGTCACCGCGCTCCTGGCGTTCGCCGGAGCCCGGCGATGACCGCCGGCGAGCGCACCGGCAGTGATGTCCGCCGGGACGGGCTGCACCACGTCGCGCCCGGACGGGACGCCCTGGTCGGCTCCCGGGGCGGCCGGCGGGGCGGTCGGGGTGGGGAGGTCGTGCCGCCGGCCGAGTTCCGCTCCTACTACGGGCGGGCGGTGATCAAGCCACCGATCTGGAAGGCGCACAACATCGCCGGCTATCTGTTCCTCGGCGGCGTCGCCGGGGGCGCCGCGCTGCTCGCCGCCGGCGCCGACCTTACCGGCCGGGCCGGGATGCGCCGGTCCGCCCGGCTCATCTCGGCCGGCGCCACCGGCGTCTCCCTCGCCGTCCTGGTCGCCGACCTCGGCCGCCCGAAGCGGTTCGTGCACATGCTGCGGGTGATCAAGCCGACCTCGCCGATGTCGATCGGCACCTGGCTGCTCAGCGGGTTCGCTCCGCTGGTGGCCGTCGCGGCGCTCGACGAGGTGTCCGACCTGCTGCCGCCCCCGGTGGCGGAGCTGGTCGGGCGGCTGGCCCGCCCGAGCGGCCTGGCCGCCACCGCCGTCGCGCCCGCGGTGACCACGTACACCGGCACGCTGATCGCCGACACCGCCGTGCCGGTCTGGCACGGCGCGTACCGGGAGTTGCCGTACCTGTTCGGGGCGAGCGCGCTCGCCGCGGCCGGCGGCCTGGTCGCCGCCGCCTCCCCGGCCCGGGAGGCCGCCCCGGCGCGGCTCGCCGGCATCGCCGGCTCCGTCGCCGCGCAGGCGCTCGACCGGGCCGTGCACCGCCGGCTCGGGATGGTCGCCGAGCCGCTGACCGAGGGCCGGCCGGGACGGCTGCTGCGCGCCTCCCGCTGGTGCTCCCGGGCGGGCATCGCGTTGCTGGGGGTGTCGGCGGTGCGGCGCAGCCGGGCCCTGGACGCGGCCGGGGGTGTGGCGCTGGCCGCCGAGTCCGCGCTGACCAAGTTCGCCTTCTTCTACGCCGGCGACGCCTCGGCGGCGGACCCGAAGTACACCGTGGCGCCACAGCGGGAGCGTGCCGTCGCCACCGGCTGAGGCAGGTCCGCGTCACAGCCGTTCGCGGCGCCAGCGGCTGACGGCCTCCTCCGCCACCTGCTCCTCCGCGCGGACCATCGCCTTGACCCGCTGCCGGGCGACCTTGCCGGTGAACCGCTGGACCACTGCCAGGGCACAGCAGACCGTGGTGAGGGCGGCGAGCGCGACGAGCGGATCGACGAACGTCGCCGGCCCGATCAGGGCAACCACGACTGCCGCGGCGGTCAGGTCGGAGGGGCGTGGCCGGCGGGACAGCCTCAGGCCGATCGCCACGCCGGCCAGAACGTAGAGGAGCACCCCTGCGTACAGGGTGCCCACCGCCGACCAGGGCAGCCGATCTGCTCCCGGCATGGCGAGCGTCTCCAGCACCAGTTTGAGCCCGAGCGCCGTCGACACGACGCCGAAGATGAGCACCAGGTGCAGATAGGTGAAGACGTCCCTGGCCAACGGCACCCGCGACAGGTCACGGACCCGGTGCAGCGTCTGCTCCACCGACGGGCTCAGGGTGTCGAAGTGCAGCCACCACAGGGCGGCGATGAGGACGATGCCCAGCGCGCAGGCGGCGATCACGGGAATGGTCAGGGCCAGCCGGTCGAAACGGCCGGGGCCGATGCCCAGCGAGATGACCGCCTCACCCAGGGCGATGAGGACGATGAGCCCGTGTCGTTCCGCCCAGTGCGCGGCCGAGGCCACCGACCAGCGGGCGTACGGCAGGACCAGCCCGACGGAGTACTCGGCGAGCAGG
Protein-coding sequences here:
- a CDS encoding 4Fe-4S dicluster domain-containing protein, with product MTDNLLEGREDPAPDSGYAQPPPRMGFFTDTSVCIGCKACEVACKEWNLVPDDGFSLLGMSYDNTGMLGADTWRHVAFIEQDRRLGRQQNAVALMPVGPTSTDRNHRSVAAGLGERHGARLGSDTGATQVVPGPRGEPVTPDGRTELRWLMASDVCKHCTHAACLDVCPTGSLFRTEFGTVVVQEDICNGCGYCVPACPYGVIDQRKDDGRVWKCTLCYDRLSVGQEPACAKACPTDSIQYGPLDELRERAAHRVAQLHDAGMPEAHLYGADPDDGVGGAGAFFLLLDQPEVYGFPPDPVVTTRDLPAMWRHTVVAAAGVAVTALLAFAGARR
- a CDS encoding low temperature requirement protein A; this translates as MAPGSRVTRLELFYDLIFVFAFLNVTGLAARHPTPRSLYAGAVVLALLWWCWTGFVALSNTVRADHGVIPLVGMAIMTGVFVLAITIPQAFVDQPDDLPGPLVFAVAYLFVRAVTVAGFLLVLTSAGHTRGQFAVLTVPALVAAVLVVLSVVLPRWIPAEAVTGTRLALWSAALLAEYSVGLVLPYARWSVASAAHWAERHGLIVLIALGEAVISLGIGPGRFDRLALTIPVIAACALGIVLIAALWWLHFDTLSPSVEQTLHRVRDLSRVPLARDVFTYLHLVLIFGVVSTALGLKLVLETLAMPGADRLPWSAVGTLYAGVLLYVLAGVAIGLRLSRRPRPSDLTAAAVVVALIGPATFVDPLVALAALTTVCCALAVVQRFTGKVARQRVKAMVRAEEQVAEEAVSRWRRERL
- the nrfD gene encoding NrfD/PsrC family molybdoenzyme membrane anchor subunit; translated protein: MTAGERTGSDVRRDGLHHVAPGRDALVGSRGGRRGGRGGEVVPPAEFRSYYGRAVIKPPIWKAHNIAGYLFLGGVAGGAALLAAGADLTGRAGMRRSARLISAGATGVSLAVLVADLGRPKRFVHMLRVIKPTSPMSIGTWLLSGFAPLVAVAALDEVSDLLPPPVAELVGRLARPSGLAATAVAPAVTTYTGTLIADTAVPVWHGAYRELPYLFGASALAAAGGLVAAASPAREAAPARLAGIAGSVAAQALDRAVHRRLGMVAEPLTEGRPGRLLRASRWCSRAGIALLGVSAVRRSRALDAAGGVALAAESALTKFAFFYAGDASAADPKYTVAPQRERAVATG